The window AACGCGACCTTTACGTTCCATTTACGTAAAGACGCTATGGAGTCTGTGGCTGCAGGCTCTTTGGCATCTTCCTCAGTGACAGAGGACAAATCAGCTTCTATAAGATCTATAATTTGGTAACGGTGATAATCGAACTTGGCATGACCATGAATTTTCCCATTGGCATCATTCAGCTCTTCAATTGTCACATCCCCTTTGAATCGAACAACAAATCCACGTTCAATATAACTGAGTTCGTATGACATAATTATTCCCTTATTTTCGGAATCAGTTGAGCCTGTCAGTTGATATGCCAGATTAACTCATGGCTGTTATCAGTAAAGTTTGCCCACGGCATTTTCCACTGCCCTGACAATCCCGCCGTTTTGCAAAATTTCTCGGACTGCGGCGATATCCCCAGACAGAAACCGGTCTTTTGTCATGAAGGACACCTTGCTGCGGATGATTTCATAGGCAGCCATGGTACCTTTGCCGGCCTTCAGGTTGGTAAACATGTCAATGGCCTGGGCACCGCATAAAAGCTCAATGGCGATAACCTGGGCCGTATTTTCCACGATGTCCCGGCATTTGCGCGCGGCGATGGCACCCATTGAAACATGGTCCTCCTTGTTGGCGGAGGTGGGAATGGAGTCCACACAGGCCGGGTGGGCAATGACCTTGTTCTCGGACACCAGAGAGGCTGCGGTATACTGGGCGATCATGAATCCGGAATTCAGGCCCGTGTCCTTGACCAGAAAGGCGGGCAGTCCCGAAAGCTGGGGGTTGACCAGGCGCTCAATCCGGCGTTCTGAAATGTTGGCAAGCTCTGCAATGGCAATGCCTAAAAAGTCACAGGCCAGGGCCAGGGGCTGGCCGTGGAAATTGCCTCCGGAGAGAAATTCTGCCGATTCAGGAAAAATCAGGGGATTTTCCGTGGAGGAATTCATCTCCACCCGGATCACCCGTTCCACATAGCCGAAGGCGTCCCAGGAAGCCCCGTGAACCTGGGGCGAGCACCGAAGGGTATAGGCGTCCTGGATCCTTGAGCAGTCTTTGTGGGAGGAGATTATTTCCGAGTCCTGGGTAATGTTCATCATGTTGGAGGCGGCCTTCATCTGTCCCTGATGGGGCCGGGCATTATGGATCCTGGGGTCAAAGGCCGCTCTCGTGCCCATCAGGGTTTCAAGGCTCATGGAGGCTGCAATATCGGCATGTTTGCAAATATTTAAGGCATCATGAAGGGCAAGGCAGCCCAGGGCAATCATGAACTGGGTGCCGTTGATCAGGGCCAGTCCCTCTCCGGCCGCAAGCTCCATGGGCTCAATTTTTTTGGCGGCCAGCGCCTGTGCCCCGGGCATGCGCACCCCGTCCACAAACGCCTCCCCCTCACCGAGGAGCACCAGGGACAGGTGGGCCATGGGCACAAGGTCTCCGCTGGCCCCCACAGAGCCTTTTTCAGGTACAACAGGAATGATGCCGGTATTGAGCAGATCGGCAAGTTTGTTTATGGTTTCAAGGCGCAGCCCGGAATTGCCCCGGCAGAAATCATTGATCCGCAATGCCATCATGGCCCTGACCACATCATCATCCATGTGCCTTCCCACACCTGCGGCATGGGATAGAAGAATGTTGCGCTGCAACGTCTTTGTATCTTCAAATGAGATGGGAACATCGGACAATGCCCCGAAGCCCGTGGTCACGCCATAGATGCGCGTGCCCTGTTTTACCCACTGTTCCACCAGAGTCCGGGCCTTTTTGATCCGGGCTTCGGAATTAACGGAGACCGCAACGGTTCTTCCGTGGCGGGCAATGTCAACCAGCTGGTCGAGGGTGAATTTCTGACCGTTGAGTAAGACAGGCTCCTTCATCGTATCCAAATCCTTAATCACATGCTTTGCCTCCTGAACCGGGGCAATGTCCAGAAGGCAATCGCCGGGGGTAATCATGGAAAAGTCCTGCCCGATAATCGCTTGACGCGGCACAGTGACTTGTATAGACAAGTAGTATAGAATCGCCATTGAAATGTCAATATTCACAGGGGAAACACACCCATGCTCAATTCACACGCATCCTGGGACTCTTTGTTTGTTCATGCAGACATCGCCACCATGGCCCGGGGCCGTTACAACATCATCAAAGACGGGGCCATCGGGGTGGCCGGGGGAAAGATCCAGTGGATCGGTTACTCCAATCAGCTGGACATTGACAGGGTTAGGTCTGAATCCTGCCCCGTTGCCCATGACATCATCGACTGTTCCGGAAAGTGGATTCTTCCCGGATTTGTGGATTGTCACACCCATCTGATCTGGGCCGGTTCCAGGTGCAATGAATTTGAAATGCGTCTGGCCGGAGCAAGTTACCAGGATATTGCAAAACAGGGCGGGGGGATCGCTGCCACGGTGGCCGCTGTGCGTGCCGCATCCGAAGACGAGCTGTTCAGCATTGCATCCCGGCGTGTCCGCCATATTTTAAGCCGCGGCACCACCTGTGTGGAGATAAAATCCGGGTACGGGCTGAATCTTGAAAGTGAACTCAAGATGCTGGCCGTGGCCCAACGTCTGGCCCAAAGCTTTGACTTGCATGTCTCTCCGACCTTTTTAGGTGCCCATACACTGCCTCTGGAATACAAAGGACGGGCTGATGCCTATGTGGACCTGGTCATCAACACCATGCTGCCCGAAGTCAAACGCCAGGGCATTGCCTGTGCCGTGGATGTCTTCTGCGAATCCATGGCCTTTTCCCGGGATCAGACCAAACAGCTGTTCACCGCAGCCACAGACATGGGCCTTCCGGTCAAGCTTCACGCAGAACAACTCTCCGATTCAGGCGGGGCTGCCCTTGCCGCACAGTTCAATGCCCTGTCCTGCGACCATCTGGAATACCTTTCCCTTGACGGGGCAAAGGCCATGGCCCGTGCAGGCGTCACCGCCGTACTTCTGCCGGGGGCTTTTTACATGCTCAGGGAAACCCGGAAACCGCCGGTACAGGATCTTATCCGTCTTGATGTTCCCATGGCCCTGGCAACGGACCTCAATCCCGGCACAAGCCCGGTATACGACATGGCGGCAGTGATGAACATGGGCTGTGTTCTGTTCGGGCTGACCTGCGAACAGGCCCTTGCCGGCGCCACTATCAACGGGGCAAAGGCCCTGGGCCTTGACAAGTGCAAAGGCAGTCTGGAAACCGGAAAAGATGCCGATTTTGTGGTGTGGGATATTGATGGCCCGGCCGACTTAAGCTGCCAGGTGGGTATTACCCCTGTAAACAAGGTTGTGATTGCTGGAAAAATCGCATATAACGCTTAAATTAGGCCTTATTTTTTTATTAACGGAGGAACGATGCGCATCTACGCAGTGGCGGACATTCATGGTAAAATGGAACATATGGAGTCCATTTACAGGGTTTTAGACCAGTATAACCCGCAGTTGATTGTTGTCCCCGGGGACATAACCCATTTTTTAAACTGGTCCACACCCCTTTCCCAGCTTGACAGTCTGCCGGTTCCTGTCCTGGTTGTCCGGGGAAATACGGATTTAAAACGCATTGAAGCCCGGATAGAAAAAGCGGCCAACATCACAATGTTAACCGAGACACCGCTGCAGATTGACGGCTTTTCCTTTGTGGGGACTTCGGGAACTCTGACTTTGCCCTTTATCAACAGGGTTTGCCTGAATGAAAAAAAAAGGATGACCGGCCTTCCCTGTCCCATGGAGCCGGATACGGTGCTGGTGGTTCATACACCGCCCAAAGGGGCGTGTGACCGTGTGGGCAGAAAAATTCATGCCGGCAGTCTGAATCTGGCCCGGTTTATCCAGGCCGCAGCCCCGAGCCTTGTGCTTTGCGGCCATATCCATGAAGATTGCGGGGTGACAACCCTTCACCAAAGTACCGTGGTGAACTGCGCCATAGCAGGGCCGGGATCAGGGGCCATTATAGATCTTGAAAAAAATGAGCCCCCAAGGATTAATCTCTTGCAGACGGAAACGCCCTAACGTTAAAAAGCCGTATGTGGTTGGCTGGAAAGGACTGAAAATGAGGAAAGAAAATATT is drawn from uncultured Desulfobacter sp. and contains these coding sequences:
- the hutH gene encoding histidine ammonia-lyase, giving the protein MKEPVLLNGQKFTLDQLVDIARHGRTVAVSVNSEARIKKARTLVEQWVKQGTRIYGVTTGFGALSDVPISFEDTKTLQRNILLSHAAGVGRHMDDDVVRAMMALRINDFCRGNSGLRLETINKLADLLNTGIIPVVPEKGSVGASGDLVPMAHLSLVLLGEGEAFVDGVRMPGAQALAAKKIEPMELAAGEGLALINGTQFMIALGCLALHDALNICKHADIAASMSLETLMGTRAAFDPRIHNARPHQGQMKAASNMMNITQDSEIISSHKDCSRIQDAYTLRCSPQVHGASWDAFGYVERVIRVEMNSSTENPLIFPESAEFLSGGNFHGQPLALACDFLGIAIAELANISERRIERLVNPQLSGLPAFLVKDTGLNSGFMIAQYTAASLVSENKVIAHPACVDSIPTSANKEDHVSMGAIAARKCRDIVENTAQVIAIELLCGAQAIDMFTNLKAGKGTMAAYEIIRSKVSFMTKDRFLSGDIAAVREILQNGGIVRAVENAVGKLY
- the hutI gene encoding imidazolonepropionase; translated protein: MLNSHASWDSLFVHADIATMARGRYNIIKDGAIGVAGGKIQWIGYSNQLDIDRVRSESCPVAHDIIDCSGKWILPGFVDCHTHLIWAGSRCNEFEMRLAGASYQDIAKQGGGIAATVAAVRAASEDELFSIASRRVRHILSRGTTCVEIKSGYGLNLESELKMLAVAQRLAQSFDLHVSPTFLGAHTLPLEYKGRADAYVDLVINTMLPEVKRQGIACAVDVFCESMAFSRDQTKQLFTAATDMGLPVKLHAEQLSDSGGAALAAQFNALSCDHLEYLSLDGAKAMARAGVTAVLLPGAFYMLRETRKPPVQDLIRLDVPMALATDLNPGTSPVYDMAAVMNMGCVLFGLTCEQALAGATINGAKALGLDKCKGSLETGKDADFVVWDIDGPADLSCQVGITPVNKVVIAGKIAYNA
- a CDS encoding metallophosphoesterase, which encodes MRIYAVADIHGKMEHMESIYRVLDQYNPQLIVVPGDITHFLNWSTPLSQLDSLPVPVLVVRGNTDLKRIEARIEKAANITMLTETPLQIDGFSFVGTSGTLTLPFINRVCLNEKKRMTGLPCPMEPDTVLVVHTPPKGACDRVGRKIHAGSLNLARFIQAAAPSLVLCGHIHEDCGVTTLHQSTVVNCAIAGPGSGAIIDLEKNEPPRINLLQTETP